The following coding sequences lie in one Drosophila bipectinata strain 14024-0381.07 chromosome XR, DbipHiC1v2, whole genome shotgun sequence genomic window:
- the LOC108123858 gene encoding uncharacterized protein isoform X1, with protein sequence MTEETREVAKIWISAGSTELVRTTSKLQLQQTKWIGFGSPKSCVPWQFFIASLLIAACVAFVQSSVLHGAGIAYAPVAVPVVRSVPVVRSVPIVRSVPVVRSVPVVRSVPVVRSVPVVRSVPVVESVPVVSSLGLGHGSVYESPLAYGGWLKQK encoded by the exons ATGACGGAGGAAACTCGTGAGGTGGCCAAGATCTGGATAAGTGCTGGATCTACCGAGCTGGTTAGAACCACAAGCAAGCTACAGCtacaacaaacaaaatggATTGGCTTCGGGTCTCCGAAGTCCTGCGTACCCTGGCAG TTCTTCATCGCCAGCCTCCTGATCGCCGCCTGCGTGGCTTTCGTCCAGAGCAGCGTGCTCCATGGAGCCGGCATCGCCTACGCCCCAGTGGCCGTTCCTGTGGTCCGCTCCGTGCCCGTGGTCCGCTCCGTGCCCATCGTTCGCTCCGTGCCCGTGGTACGCTCCGTTCCTGTGGTCCGCTCCGTCCCCGTCGTCCGCTCCGTGCCGGTGGTGCGGTCCGTGCCCGTTGTGGAGTCCGTGCCGGTGGTGTCCTCGCTGGGTCTGGGACACGGCTCTGTCTACGAGTCTCCTCTGGCCTACGGCGGCTGGCTGAAGCAGAAGTAG
- the LOC108123858 gene encoding zinc finger protein 512B isoform X2, with amino-acid sequence MKFFIASLLIAACVAFVQSSVLHGAGIAYAPVAVPVVRSVPVVRSVPIVRSVPVVRSVPVVRSVPVVRSVPVVRSVPVVESVPVVSSLGLGHGSVYESPLAYGGWLKQK; translated from the exons ATGAAG TTCTTCATCGCCAGCCTCCTGATCGCCGCCTGCGTGGCTTTCGTCCAGAGCAGCGTGCTCCATGGAGCCGGCATCGCCTACGCCCCAGTGGCCGTTCCTGTGGTCCGCTCCGTGCCCGTGGTCCGCTCCGTGCCCATCGTTCGCTCCGTGCCCGTGGTACGCTCCGTTCCTGTGGTCCGCTCCGTCCCCGTCGTCCGCTCCGTGCCGGTGGTGCGGTCCGTGCCCGTTGTGGAGTCCGTGCCGGTGGTGTCCTCGCTGGGTCTGGGACACGGCTCTGTCTACGAGTCTCCTCTGGCCTACGGCGGCTGGCTGAAGCAGAAGTAG
- the LOC108123917 gene encoding loricrin, translating into MKVFVCMCALFAVANAGFLGLLGGGGGGGGGGGGGANLKGGFSLSGGGNGGGGGNGGGHYQGGGGGGYHGGHGPSGPVQVVKVIHQQGGGYSGGYSSGGYSAGGSYGGGYGYEAAPQVFKVKVISGGSSGGHGPAPGPVYLPPVAGPAPSSVKVIKVLQESAPLVSAPLVESAPQIVKVVNVASGPAPAPAFIGGGGASVGGGAVSQVIKVVHESQEGGFSSGGGYSSGAGYASGAGYSGGVTKVVRVIHEHSAAPVAAGPAYAPIDVPTPVAAPVSSYLPPVQEIAAPAPVYAPAPVAAPAPVYAAPAPAPVYAAPAPAPVYSAPAPAPVYSAPAPAPVYSAPAPAPVYSAPAPAPVYSAPAPAPIYSAPAPAPVYSAPAPAPVYSAPAPAPVYAAPAPAPVLSVPHPAPAPVFAPEEPVLPVGHAPAQTYGPPAY; encoded by the exons ATGAAG GTCTTCGTTTGCATGTGTGCTCTGTTCGCTGTGGCCAACGCTGGCTTCCTGGGTCTCCTCggaggcggcggtggtggtggcggcggcggcggcggtggtgccAACCTGAAGGGCGGATTCAGCCTGAGCGGCGGTGGTAACGGAGGAGGCGGTGGCAACGGAGGCGGCCACTACCagggcggcggcggtggcggctaCCATGGCGGACACGGTCCCAGTGGCCCAGTCCAGGTCGTCAAGGTCATCCACCAGCAGGGTGGCGGTTACTCCGGTGGCTACTCCTCGGGAGGATACTCCGCTGGCGGCAGCTATGGCGGCGGCTACGGCTACGAGGCTGCTCCTCAGGTCTTCAAGGTGAAGGTCATCTCTGGCGGCAGCAGCGGTGGTCATGGACCCGCTCCCGGACCCGTCTACCTGCCACCCGTTGCTGGTCCCGCCCCATCCTCCGTGAAGGTGATCAAGGTCCTGCAGGAGTCCGCCCCTCTGGTCAGCGCTCCTCTGGTTGAGAGTGCTCCCCAGATCGTCAAGGTGGTGAACGTTGCTTCCGGCCCTGCTCCCGCACCTGCCTTCATCGGAGGCGGTGGCGCTTCTGTCGGTGGTGGAGCTGTTTCCCAGGTTATCAAGGTTGTCCACGAGAGCCAGGAAGGCGGTTTCTCCTCCGGTGGCGGATACTCTTCCGGTGCTGGATACGCTTCCGGTGCTGGCTACTCCGGCGGTGTCACCAAGGTGGTCCGCGTGATCCATGAGCACTCTGCCGCCCCAGTGGCTGCCGGTCCTGCCTACGCTCCCATCGATGTGCCCACCCCAGTGGCTGCCCCGGTGTCTTCCTACCTGCCCCCTGTCCAGGAAAtcgctgctcctgctccagtCTATGCCCCCGCTCCAGTGGCTGCCCCTGCTCCAGTTTACGCcgctcctgctccagctcccGTGTacgctgctcctgctccagctccagttTACTCTgccccagctccagctcccgTTTACTCCGCCCCAGCTCCCGCTCCAGTTTACTCCGCTCCAGCCCCAGCTCCCGTGTACTCCGCCCCAGCACCAGCTCCCGTTTACTCCgccccagctccagctccaatTTACTCGGCCCCAGCTCCGGCTCCAGTTTACTCCgctcctgctccggctccCGTCTACTCCgccccagctccagctccagtttACGCCGCTCCAGCACCCGCGCCCGTCCTGAGCGTGCCTCACCCCGCTCCGGCGCCGGTCTTCGCCCCGGAGGAGCCCGTCCTGCCAGTGGGCCACGCCCCCGCCCAGACCTACGGTCCACCCGCCTACTAG
- the ATPsyndelta gene encoding ATP synthase subunit delta, mitochondrial: MSFSKTARLLATRGARMVQSRSYSDEMKLTFAAANKTFYDAAVVRQIDVPSFSGSFGILAKHVPTLATLKPGVVQVVENDGKLLKFFVSSGSVTVNDDSSVQVLAEEAHPVEDIDINEARQLLAKYQSQLSSAGDDKAKAEAAIAVEVAEALVKAAE; the protein is encoded by the exons ATGTCGTTCTCCAAGACTGCCCGTTTGTTGGCCACCCGTGGCGCCCGCATGGTCCAGTCCCGCAGCTACTCCGATGAGATGAAGCTGACCTTCGCTGCCGCCAACAAGACCTTCTACGATGCCGCCGTGGTGCGCCAAATCGATGTGCCATCCTTCTCTGGCTCCTTCGGTATCCTGGCTAAGCACGTGCCCACCCTCG CTACCCTGAAGCCCGGAGTGGTCCAGGTGGTGGAAAACGACGGCAAGCTGCTCAAGTTCTTCGTCTCCAGCGGCTCTGTCACCGTCAACGATGACTCCTCTGTCCAGGTGCTCGCCGAGGAGGCGCACCCCGTCGAGGATATTGACATTAACGAGGCTCGCCAGCTGCTTGCCAAGTACCAGTCGCAGTTGAGCTCCGCTGGTGACGATAAG GCCAAGGCTGAGGCTGCCATCGCCGTGGAAGTCGCCGAGGCGTTAGTCAAGGCTGCCGAATAG